Genomic segment of Populus nigra chromosome 6, ddPopNigr1.1, whole genome shotgun sequence:
tcaaaatgatttttatactaTTTCCAAAAACCTGGTTTTCACTTCAGGATTTAGATGTCAACAGATCTGGTAGTTTATAACTTGGTTTGATATGAGCGTTCGAGACGAGTTGGATTTTTTTctgtcttttatatatttatgtgtTGTAAAGTTATCATgcatgataaaatataattatgcaatggtcaatctctctctctcttttttttttttcccttcatttatTTAATGTAACTTTTTAATTATGGCTCTTAGATGTAATATATAAGTAATGATTGGTAATTTGATAAACGTTGTAATTTCTCAGGGAAGTGACAGATAATGTAAATTACTCTCTTTAATTACTCCAACAAATGCCTGGAACTTTCTCCTCTTTGTTTCTGTTCTTCCCATTTATAAAGCTAAcaatcactctctctctctgtatttttatttttagctacTGCTGTAGCAAATGGTCTCCAAGCTTGGAAGCTGTTACAAGATCTGACAAATCACATTGATCTTGTTTTAACTGAGGTGGCTATGCCCTGTTTATCAGGCATTGGCCTTTTAAGCAACATTATGAGCCACAAAACTTGCAGGAATATTCCTGTAATTAGTGAGTGTGCTTCTactattttgttcttttgaaaCTGACACTGTTTTACGACTTTCAACTTAACAAATTGATGCTTTTAACTGTTACACCTGTTGACCTTCTGTGCAGTGATGTCATCTCATGATTCCATGAATGTAGTCTTTAGGTGTTTGTCAAAGGGTGCAGTTGACTTTTTAGTGAAGCCTATTCGAAAAAATGAGCTTAAAATCCTTTGGCAACATGTTTGGAGGAGGTGCCACAGCGTGAGTTGCTAACTTATGCCATTTTGTGTAACAAACAATAACTTGGACCAATTTTTGGACCTCAACTTCAGGTCTgccatatatatttatatatatagatgcatTTGCATGTCAATTGTTGAGAAATTCAAGCTTGAAAGGAAGATGTCAATTTTGCTTGGAGCACCACCATGGATTCAAATTTCAACTATTTACATCGTGGAAGCTTTGTATGAATTTTTGTTGGCTTTTTCTGTCTTCAccatatttaccactccggtgATATAGGATCACAGAAAATTGCAAAGTTTTGAAAttctgttttgctttttttattcatcattcATCAGGCTAGTGGTAGCGGGAGTGAGAGTGCTGTACGGACTCAAAAATCCTCGAAGTCAAAAGGTGCTGATGAGTCCGATAATGATACTGACAGCAATGATGACGATACTGACAGCAATGATGACGATGACATTGGAAGCATTGGTTTGAATGCAAGGGATGGAAGTGACAACGGAAGTGGTAcccaggtatttttttttatataatcaagcTTATACTTTGATATTtatgaagggaaaaaagaagagtacATGGATAGTAATAGAGTAGTGGGTACTAATGGTATTCCTTGTACTTTGGGGACCACAATTTTTTTATGCCAGTTAAAAATGGGAATTAATAATTAGAAACTATTAAAGATCCCACTCCAAATCCACCTGTCAGCGATTATATATTGGAATACCTTACCTAGCCATATTCAATACTTTTATTTGAAATCAAGCAAGAGTTAGaatattcaagtaaaaaatttgCCTCCTGTCTTGTGCTGAAGAACTTCAGCATTTTCAGTCTTTCCATAATCAAACTTCAGTGACCCTAGAATTGAGGTGCAATATATACAAGTACAAGCTGGGCTTATGATCTTTCCCCAGTGTCTTGTTATCATGTTAATATCTCAGCATTTTGCAACTAACTAAGGGGACAGCCCATAAACTAATGTACAGGGATTAAGATGGTGGGATTGGAAAAGTACATGATGGTGTTATTTGTCAGCATAAGCACTAGATAaatagttaaacaaaaaaaccatagatAAAACAGGATGGCCAAAAAGATTCCATATAGCGAGCACAATTTCATCAAAGACTTCATGATTCTGTATCTTTCCTGTGTTTTTCAGTGGGTTTGTTAATGTGCATGTGTGCACACGAGCATCTGTTTTATGTGTGTATAGACAGATAATGTATGGAAAGGTACTTTTTGCTAGGAAAGGTACCTTAACATATTAATGTTAACACATGGCAGATTTCTAACAGAATGCCGCATCCTGTAACAAAGATTCCATATTAACTCTGTCTTTGCAGAGTTGCTGGACAAAGAGGGCTGTTGAAGTTGACAGTCCCAAACCAATGTTACCGTGGGACCAATTAGCTGATCCTCCTGATAGCACATTCGCCCAGGTTATTCACTCAAGGCCTGAGGCATGTGACAACTGGGTGCCCCTGGCTACAATGAAGAAGTTTGGAAAGCAGGATGATGAACTTGGTATGTATGGCTCTGTATGCAGTGATTGTTTTTGAACTTTCACTCTCTGATACCCCCTATCTCCCTCCTTTTCTTGACCTTTGGTTGAAATTATACTGCATTGAATTCGTAGATAACATTGTTTTGGGCAAGGACTTGGAGATAGGAGTACCTAGAATTCCAAATTTGCAGCATAATGATCTAAGCAAAGAGGTACTGACCAACATAGCAGGGAATAATGGAGAGAAATTTCGTGAAATAAAATCAGAACAGGACAGTGGGCATTTAGAGAAAGGACAACTGGAGCTCAACAGTGAAAAACACAATACAGAATTGAGAAACCAAGGCAATGATCTCAAGGGTGTCGTCACAAACATTACTAATCCTCGGATTGAAAGTGAAGTCGTAGACATCCCTAACAGTCTCTCTTCTAACAAAAAGAATGAGGTCATCTATGAGACCAATGAGATGCCTTCTCTTGAACTGGTTTTGAAAAGGCTGAGAGATACTGGAGATGCTTGGGCCAGTGCCAATGACCGAAATGTGTTGAGGCATTCAGACCTTTCAGCATTCTCAAGGTAGGATAATTTTGGATTGTGACCATATCCATTCTTTGGTCCTTCAATGGAGGTACATCTGAAAGTTGAATCTTCATTACTATGCAGGTATAATTCTGCTTCAATCACTGATCAGGCTCCAACAGGGAATATAGGTAGCTGTTCTCTGCTTGGCACTTGTTCAGAAGCAGCAAAAACAGAATCAATGCAATATCTTCAATCCAACTCAAATAGCACACCTCGTAATCTATGTTCTAATGGAAGTATTAACAACAATGATGTGGGCTCTACAACTAATAATGCTTTCGCCAAACCTTTGGTAATCAGAGACaagccaacaccaaaatctacaGTTAAATGCCTCCATCCTTCTTCTGCCTTCCAGCCAGTGCAGAATGACCATACACCTCTTCCTCAGCGTGTAATACAGGGTAAGGGTGATGCTCCAATCGCTAACACAATTTTGGCTCAATCAAGAGGCATGAACCAGCAAGGCCGAGTGCAACACCATCATCACTGTGTTCATAACATGCCCCTCACCATccgtaatgatttgtctttgaaAAATATGGCAGCTGCAGGTCCCCGGTGTGGGTCATCTAACGTGTTGAGCACACCCATGGAAGGAAATGCTGGTAATTACAGTATGAATGGGAGCAATGGCCAAAATGAGAGCTGCATTGCTTTGAATCCCAGAGGAATAAACTTTGAGAGCAATAGTGAGGCAGCTGGAAAAGACAAAAATCCTGGCACAGGTGATGAAAGTGGGAGCAGGAGCGGAGGCGGTCAAAATTGCTTTGCACTGAGAGAGGCTGCATTGAACAAATTCCGCCAGAAGAGGAAGGAGAGATGCTTTGAGAAGAAGGTAGAACTGAAATTGCAGCATAATTAGATACAAGCTTAGAActcatttattttctcttaaaggAACTTTTGGTGAAAAGAGTCCTAGCATGTAGATAATCTTAGTAAAAGATGGATAATTTGAACTTTGTGACATCCAAAGAGTAAAAACATCTCTCAATTATTTACTTATATGTGCATGGATAAACACCCAACACTAAGATCAATCACCAAGGACTTCTGACTTATCAAGCATCAGACATTTTCTTTACTAGTGTTAGCATTGAAAACATTAATTATCCCAACAGTCATCTAAGTAAATTTGTGAAACTAAGAATAAAGCATGTATTATGATGTTACCTGTTGTTTCTATATTGTAGTATTTAAAGTTTACCTTGTATTTACATAATCTTTTCTAGGTTCGATACCAGAGTAGGAAGAAGCTGGCAGAACACAGACCCCGTGTCCGAGGACAATTTGTGCGACAAGTACCATTTGAACATAAAGATGATGATGCACATAGCTAATCTGACCTGTTACCAGCTTGTGCCTTGGGAATTTTGTGCTTGAGATCGGTTGGATTATGCTTGGCAGGAAAAATTACAGAACCGCTGTTATCAAAGACAAATTATTAACTGTGTAAAGAGCTGTTCAGAAGGACATCTTGGACTATTCTATGATTGTGGACTAATATACATGTTAGTGCCACGGACTACTACAACTAGATAGAAGGTAACCCTTGACAGGGTAGCCTTCTCCAATAAATGAGCTGTTCAATCTGTGTTGTATTGTAATTTACAGGACTGCCTGAAACTTGAAAGGTTATCATTTGTTCTCCTTGTATGGATTCTGTTCTCTAATTATAACGCCTCTGTTCtcattttgtttcttctgtTATCATAAACAAGGAATCCAACGTGATGATTGCTCGGGGTCGGTAGACCATGAATGTTTGAAAAGGCCCCGTAATCAAATTATCCGGTGACTCCTGGAACTGAATCATCGGCTACCCTAGCAAGGTGGTGAGTAGACCATTGCAAATGAGGCAAAAACTCGTGATGAATTGATGATACCGCAAAAGCACTccataaactatattttttaccgAGGATATTTTCCCTTGAGGCCTACACGTTATGTAAACCCATGAATTCATTAAGCAAGAATTCCAATACGGTTGTCAAACGTAGACAAGCTCAAGGCTATTAGTTCAACCTCCGAATCAAAGtttagttatataaaaaaaaaagcaaataaaaattcaaaggaaGAGATCTGACTTCTCTCTTTCGTTTTTCTGCCAGTTATCGTTGTCGAGTAAGGTTATTGCTGCAAGGTATCATAACAGTACTACTTTCAGGGCAAGTTCGAAGCCCCAGCGAGACATCTGCAGGAACATGTCAGTACATAATTTTGTTCTAACGATGATCAAGATAAGTTACGTAACACATATTTTTGCCTTTTCTAAAGTCCTTTTTTTTGGGAGCATGCATGAATCTATTCGTAGGGAGTGGCAAACTGATACTTCAGTTCTGACTTCTGAGATGAAGCTAAAAAACCACCGAACCTGTACACCATAAGTATTCCCAATTCTATTTGTTTTGAGCTGGGTTTTGAAATGCTCATCAAACAAGACGAAAAACGATGGTTGCAAATTGACGCTGAAGATAAATCAGGAAATTCtattcaggaaaaaaaaggaaatctcttttcattctttttggAAGATCACATCTTTCTTGTAATTTTCATCACTGGACACATGCCTCCTCTCCACATGAAAAAATATGCAGCCTCTTTGCACACTTCCGATAACTAGAAATCTTTGCTCCCTTCGCAAAAGGCAAGTGTCGATCCAAACACGGCGAGTTTGGCTCAAACCGGGATGGAAGTAGTCAACACTATTTTCCTTGGCCATGAAGTGGAAATTGCTTATCTTGTTCTTCGAGCCCCCCCTCGCATTGCATATTCCCCTGTTCAAAACTGTCAACTgcagcaaaataaaattatgataaaatttgTGAAACGGGAGCAATTAGTCACAGCATCAGATTTAAGCTTTTAGCTTGCAGTCTCAAGACCATTATGTCTAAGCAAAGGAGAAGTTTTCAGTTTGAGATGATGCTACCCAGTTCCATGACCGTTAGAAGGAGGAgctctttgcaattttattggTGGAACTAACAAGCCCTTCTTTTCTCTGTGTtgcagctattttttttttatgtgcccAAATTAGAGCCATGAGCCATTTGGCACCAGCTGGCACTCTCATATTATCACTCTGGGTCcgttattttaaaagaaagtcaAAACTTTGAAAACGACAAAGCCCCCATGCCCCCTcccaatttaaataaatgaCACTTTCTTTTCTGCCGTTTGATCGATCATCATGCCATCATCTCAGAACAATCAgttttacaaaaacaatatcaattttcttaacGGTATTAAAATTCAACTTCTCGTTGATTGAGCCTAAACAAATCACTCGCATTGTatccctaataaaaaaaaaagtgatttcttctTAGATTTCTACTAAAAAATTGTAACTTGAAATACATGAAAAGTCTCAtggtatttaaattataatcactaaatatttataaatacaaagaggagagaaaaaaatcatattcaatctcgtaaaaaaaattcctttttattattttctctattttattaaaaagtattataaatattcaataattacAATATTCACAGTAAAATTCATGGGAATACACGTCCATTAAAGTTGACAAGAGAATCAACTTTAAGATAGTTATTTGATTTGACAAATCGGTCAAAGATTATCTGTCTGAAATGGAGGCTCACTTTTGATGTTGTATAATACGATGAAGTACAGCATTTATTGTTTACGTTTTCCATAAACTTAGATACTGTTTAGTTTAATACTGTggtatcaattatttttaaaaatattttttatattaaaccaataaaaaaatatagaaaaaataattttaaaaaacatgctcAGCTGCTGAAACAAACGGGATCCTAGTGtggaaaaataatgtaaatagtTAAACAAACTAGTTATTTATCAAATatctgtatgtttttttttttttttccagccgGGCAAgttcattaatttaatgaaaaatcctCCCTTAAAACACGGTTTGCAAAAGTAGCTTTTTCAAACCCTCGATTCTGCCGCCAAAATGCCAATGGCAAGGATGTTTCAAAAAACCACGCTGTTATTTTCCACCTGGAAACATGCTGGGTGGAGTAGAGCAGGTGAAGtggagtttttttgttttttcaaaggaGATCCCTGAATCCAAGAAGAAAAGACAAGAGAGGAGATGGATATAGAGAGGTCATagatatgttgattttaaaaagtattttttattttaaattatctttttattttgatcaaaattataaaaaaaatattaatgtttttaaaaaacataaaaaaaataaaattcacctTACCTTTACACAGGTCACCAGTGTTATCAAAAttagttgattttggtttttttattttttttttttgtagaaactaCCAGTTTTACttggttgaaaaaatataaattaattttaaaaggtgTAATTCAATTAgttatgttttaagtttgtTCCCTACAAGTCACCGGTTCGAGTCTTACAAACTTTAAGATCGCTAAAGAATTacattgttattaattttatgaccCATatgattagtcgagatacatgAAAGCTGGTCCGAACAcgtacattaataataataataataaataatttggtCAAGAGTTTTGTGAATCCATGCCCTGATTGATAGGGGCATCCTTGTCTTTCGGTAGAGATTGGTTTCCTTTTGGCAAGGATTAGATATGcccggggaaaaaaaaaagagagtaatttAGCTCACAGCgatgaagaaaaaactaaaaaggggCAAAGAACGGGGTTTGCGCTGGGAGAAGTATGCTATAGAGATTTATAACTTGGTCCAAACAAGTCAAAGGATGATCTTCTAGTGTTATGAGCATCGAGAAGGCAAATGATAATGTTGAATCCTTGAGGTGTTTGCTCATGTCATGAGTATTTTTGCCTTTtgcatcattattttttcatttcagattttaaaataattgcatTTTATTGGTTACTTGATCTGACAAgttatttcaaatttgaaaatttatgatgATGAGTGAGTCAATAATTGcatcttttcaatttctttttaaacctgttttttttttttaaagaattataaatagaagagaaaaattataagttaggataattttttcactttcgatgaatcatgaattttattatttctcttatttataagtatctttttatttaaaaacaagccTAGAAATAACCAATAGTGTATCATTAATTATTCCCTTGATgaccataaaaaatttcaacttcCTATAccagtttaataaatttagaaaaaagtaataaattattaactcttaaaatttgaattcaaagggaaaaaaaattaaagaaagaaaaggaaacaaacacATGGCGACAACGATAAGTCTCTCTCAGATCCTAGCTCATAGTTGTCTTGCTATGTTGCCTGCCCTTGGAATTAATTCCATATGAAGAGTTGGGTACTGTACTCTATCTGCACGACACCGTTTAAAGGGAAAGTATTCCTCGCTCGATTTATCAATCACATGGCGACAACGCACTGAAATCATTGGGTTAGGTGTACAACGTTGGAATTATCGCAGTTATGGAagcttgagttttgttttaaacACCAACAACATGTGACCCGGTTGTGTGGTTTTCTCACAGGGggtgagaattaaaaaaaaaagaaaaataaaaaaagaataaaggatGAGCATTCCACCGTGCAGCTTGGTATTGGAAATGAGTAAAATTACATCCATGCCCGCCCAAGTAGTTAACAGTACGTTTACAAGCCAAtagtaatttagtttttttcaataaaaacatgGAAATTCAAAATCCTGAAAAGCTGTTATGGAAACAAATCACACTAACCGACGTGACgactattattttataatttattaaacatcTAATATTCTTGAAACCTCCACGTAACCACCTTTCACCTGTCATTAACATATCAGTTTATACGAATCTTTAATATAACTTtattgtatataaataattttccatgtctaattttaaaatatcatgtatTTATGATACAGCCATCAATACTACACATCCCTATAGCACCCATGATAGTCAAtttcctcaatttaaaaaaattatgtaaaatgaGCAATCATTTGATAAATCAGTCTACGTGAAGGaaaatacttatatatatatatatatatatattattacaatttaaaattattttatttagtttttcagaaaaaaattatacattttaaCGAATAcagtaattaagatttcatgTTGTGGTGAAAAcaaattgttatatatatatatatttacaaacatATTTCATGCAGAGTATTATACAATATATCTAAAGCACCTGTactaattaaaatctaaaattgaaaTCCAGTAAAATCTCCGTGATCTGAAAACAAGACCCTCGAGAAGCATGGGAATGAACTGAGACTTGTCAACAAAGGGAATTTGAGAGAATATAGAAAGTTTGAGTTACCATTCATAAATTGGCAAGACAGAAGGACGCAGCTGCAAAAAGACACGGGAATGAAATGATATATACCAGAATAACCCTCTCTCTGAACTGAAGACATAAGCACACTCTCTCTCTATCCCAAGCGGTGTTTGGTCTGCTTCcgccccccctctctctctgcGAGGTAATACTCGTTGcagtgagagagaaagagggactAAAATGGGTTGCTTTTCTTGTGCTGGAAAGTCCAGAAAAAATGCCAGTAACAAGAAGCCTGATGATCAGATCCCATCATCTTCAGGTATTTCAATGAAAGTCACCATAAAGCTTgaaagtttagatttttttttttttgtcatatgcCCAGTATCAAGTTAATATTTCTTGGACTGATTGTCATGCATTTTGTTGCCatgaaaaatgatttgaatTGATTAATGGTACGCCGTTTGCATAATTGTGTGAAGCAATCTTTTACGGGTTTGGAATATGTATTGATCTGGATTGGTCACGGAGGATAAGATTTGAGATTGATGTTTCTCTGTGGCACATGTTTAGCTCTTGTTTAGACTAATGTGGTTTATTTCGAAGCCTAATCGAATGATAATGACTTTGTGGGCATGACGAGTTTCCATAATTACAAGTAGTGTAAACCAGCTTAAAATGATTGTTAGTACTACCGGGATCGATTCAGCAACGATTTACCTTAAACAGTTGCTCGTAGCGTCAAATTCAAGAAATCAGGTAATTAATGAAGCTGAATTTTATTAATACCTCTTGCCTTTGCCACTTTGATTGTaaattatgtattaattaaagTTTTGTTGGATTTGTAATTTTCCGAGTTGGTTCAATCActtatccatgtttttttttatattttgaaatcctCATTTTTAAGAAGTTAATCACACTTTTGTTCCATGCTAATTGTAAAAGGTAGGTTAATTAACATTACAGTGGTTGTACAGGTGtatacttcttttttctttttcttttttattcctgCATGCTTGAATAAAAGGCAAGTCATCTAAATGTCGAGGTCAAATTTCCTTAAAAGAATTCGTCAGCATCCACTTAGTTCAGAAACTGTTTACAGTTCCGTTATAGTTGGATAACTGGTGTTGCATACGGAAGCAATGCGCAATACTTGTAATGGAGCTCGATCGTTTTCTTGTCTTGTATGACTGGGAAAATCCAAGCTCAGATCCTTCTTGAATGCCTGTTTTCTCTTTTGcgattcttcattttctttctaaactCTTAATGACGCGATGAAATGTTATCAATTGTCAAGAATCCTTTATGTTTGCTGATGTAATAGTATGTACCATATCTTGCTCTtctacattcaataaaaaaaaaatcatattgattGCATTCCAGATAAAACAAAGTCAAATATGGCACTGGATGTGAAGGAGGCTTCTAAGGATGGAGGCTCTGAATACATTGCAGCACATACATTCACATTTCGTGAACTGGCAAATGCAACAAAGAACTTCAGGGCAGATTGTCTTTTGGGTGAAGGAGGTTTTGGCAGAGTATATAAAGGGAGATTGGAGAGTACCAATCAGGTTGGTTGAACTTATTGGATTCTAGCAGTCATGAAAATTTTTCCAGTTCTGCCAAAACCAGTGTTATTTTATAGAAAGTTCCTCAGcacatgttttaaaaacaatagtAGTAGTAGACAAAAGGCATTGAGAGTGCATtttaagcaatgaaaaaaaaaatactaagggcaaagaacaaaaaaggagAAACAAGCACTGATACTGCTTAGAAGAGAAAGCAAACCATACCTGGCCAAGACTGAAGTTGCAGCTTCACATGTTATTTTGAACTGCCTTGCATCTCATGCCATGATCATTGTTGCCTGGAACGAAAAACAGTTCTGCCTTGTCGCTACTTTGTTCATGCCATGATGGTCACCTTACCCCACCAGTGTCCTGCCTCACTATCACTTTGCCTGTATTATGATCAATCTCTAGCCACTGTTGTCACCACCATCAGAACTCAAGTACCAGAACCTCACATTACAACCATTCCACAGGGCCCTCAATCACCCAGCAAATCCCCACATGTTCATCTATGTCCGCTTCCACCTCGCCACTGGATCTTGAAAGTCAAAACCTACAGCAGAATCTCTGCTGCCCCTTCCACTAATCTAGGAGATCATTGTTGCAAGCTTATTAAAGGCATTCTAGGTAGCATGCATTGCTTCTTAATGTATACTTGATCTCTACTGGTGGCTgcttttttatccaaaacattTATCTATAATGTAAAGCAAACAGGAAGGTAACTGGAAATAAAAGCAACATCTAcagacaagtttttctttgtAGTCTTCATTATTTTGGAAGGCATAAAAGTGCCCAAAGAAATATGGGAATTATAAGGTGCATGTTTCACCAAAAGTGAAAGTTTGTGAAGAACTCCCTGCAAAAGCAGTGTGCTTTTAACTGGAgtaaaagttaaatatatttattttctgctGTGTTTGTTCTTTGATACCTCTTTTCTGCTGTGTTTGTTCTTTGTTTAGCTCAAAATAATCTCTTAATTGTTAGCATTTAATCTCTTTTTAATGCATTCAGTTTTGACCGTTTGCAACAGGTTTGTGGTAAGACCTTAACCATGTCCTTTGGATTGTGTAGGTTGTAGCTATCAAGCAACTTGATCGTAATGGGCTGCAAGGGAATAGAGAGTTCCTTGTTGAAGTATTGATGTTGAGCCTACTCCACCATCCGAATCTCGTTAACTTGATTGGCTATTGTGCTGATGGAGATCAGAGACTTTTGGTTTATGAATACATGCCATTAGGATCCCTGGAAGACCATCTACATGGTATGGTACCAAATCTTTGATTTCTAGATAATTAGGCCGCAaaaaagtttagggttttttttttgtccattaCATTTAAACAAGTCGAATGAGATTGATGGCAGGTGAGGTGCAGAAACTACATGGTTGCAGCGAAGATATCTGTTCTAGATTCACATTTCTTGTTTAATCACTGCAGTGGCTTGATAAAGATTTCATGTAGCAAAGCTTCAGCAATTTTCCTTCTTATATGCTTATATTTCAGACCTGCCACCTGATAAAAAACGACTTGACTGGAATACAAGAATGAAAGTAGCTGCTGGTGCTGCGAAAGGCTTGGAGTATTTGCATGACAGTGCTAACCCCCCTGTTATATACCGTGATTTGAAATGCTCAAACATTTTACTTGGTGAAGGTTATCATCCCAAACTATCTGATTTTGGCCTGGCGAAATTGGGTCCTGTTGGTGACGAGACACATGTATCCACCAGAGTGATGGGAACCTATGGATATTGTGCACCTGAATATGCAATGACAGGTCAGCTTACTCTgaaatcagatgtttatagcTTTGGTGTTGTTCTCCTTGAGATTATTACTGGGAGGAAAGCTATTGATAATTCAAGAGCCGCTGGGGAGCATAACTTGGTTGCATGGGTAAGAAAGCTATCCATGTCCTCCTGCACTGATATTCTCATCCTTCCTGTATAGATGCCTCACTTAAATAAATACGTGCTGCAGCAACCATGAATCCATGTACCTttggtcttcttcttcttctccttcttattattattttattttattttggttttttgagtCCAGGATTATGTGACGAGAACTGCTGCCGAATGCCGATCCTTAGGCTTAGGGCCTAAACCATACCCATACCCATACCCAAAACCAATACTTATACCCCTATTTTATCCCTTATCCATAAGTAAGAAATTTGAATATCTATACTCTATGATATCCATTCCAATATTCCTTACCCAAATACTATGTATTactcaacataaaataaaaaataatatatacttaTAGCAATGGGGAtctaataaatattatacatgTGTATAATGTTAATATTGGGGTATGTGTATATTATACTGAATTGAAAAACcataattattttacattatatatttattttgggtTGGGTTTGATAATATCTATAACCTATCCTTTATCCATTTGGAAAGAATTTTAGATATCCATGTCTGATTCAAAATAGCAACTATCCATAAAACTTCTACCCATTTAGATGGGTGGATATCCATCGAATTTGGATGAAATTGTTATCCCTAGGATCCATCCGCTTCACACAATAAACTTAGTCAGTGTTTCATATTTAGCTAGTCAGTATTATTTCTGCATTTCAGATTTGCTATGCTGTTGCTGTCACACCAGCTAGTTAGGAACTGATCACCAAGAATACAAGTTCTTGTCATGAAGCTACTTAAGTGTATCCATCTAATTCATCCCGTGTTGCAGGCACGACCGTTATTTAAAGATCGGAGAAAATTTGCGCAGATGGCTGACCCATTACTCCAAGGCCACTATCC
This window contains:
- the LOC133696437 gene encoding two-component response regulator-like PRR73 isoform X3, which produces MLSMNNEFAEQNHIVEDEQKKIRDRIMGEDQELSEEGESQINEDEKDVNDKGMESLQVLTDAQAVIQSQQQQSQGPLVHWERFLPRRSLKVLLVENDDSTRHVVSALLRNCGYEATAVANGLQAWKLLQDLTNHIDLVLTEVAMPCLSGIGLLSNIMSHKTCRNIPVIMMSSHDSMNVVFRCLSKGAVDFLVKPIRKNELKILWQHVWRRCHSASGSGSESAVRTQKSSKSKGADESDNDTDSNDDDTDSNDDDDIGSIGLNARDGSDNGSGTQSCWTKRAVEVDSPKPMLPWDQLADPPDSTFAQVIHSRPEACDNWVPLATMKKFGKQDDELDNIVLGKDLEIGVPRIPNLQHNDLSKEVLTNIAGNNGEKFREIKSEQDSGHLEKGQLELNSEKHNTELRNQGNDLKGVVTNITNPRIESEVVDIPNSLSSNKKNEVIYETNEMPSLELVLKRLRDTGDAWASANDRNVLRHSDLSAFSRYNSASITDQAPTGNIGSCSLLGTCSEAAKTESMQYLQSNSNSTPRNLCSNGSINNNDVGSTTNNAFAKPLVIRDKPTPKSTVKCLHPSSAFQPVQNDHTPLPQRVIQAAGPRCGSSNVLSTPMEGNAGNYSMNGSNGQNESCIALNPRGINFESNSEAAGKDKNPGTGDESGSRSGGGQNCFALREAALNKFRQKRKERCFEKKVRYQSRKKLAEHRPRVRGQFVRQVPFEHKDDDAHS